The Chanos chanos chromosome 9, fChaCha1.1, whole genome shotgun sequence genome includes the window AGAAAGGTGTCAAGAGTCCTCAAAAACAAAGTTGTTATTATGCCAGTTCAACTAAACTGATTCCAAAACTGGCAGTGGTTTATTGTTTCAGTACCACCTGAATGTCAAAGATCAAATACATGTTGGAGggcaaaaaataaattcaagcacacacatatgacACTTCACATTACCTggccaaaaaccaaaacagccaGAATCAATAAACTGGAGGATCAAATGTGAAAAGAATTTACAGTTCAGGCAATCCTGAAGTCAAATTTTGAAAAATGGATTGCAATGGATTGCAAAAGAACAAGGGAGAGATATTTGTGTCAGAGCATTTTAGGATAACAGCGCCTAAAAGACTGAAAAATCAAACTTGAATGAAAGAATAATTCCATTTTGCGTTTCTTCTAAGCCCCCAGATTTCACACATCAGCGCCAAACTAACAGGGTATACCGTAACGACATTTTGCTTTATAGTCGGAGCGAGACCTGGTCAGCGGAGTTTTACTTAGCAACCAGGAGACAGGCTGGCATGGATATAGTTACAATGTTTAGAATGACTATCTTACGGGACTAATAAATTACTattaaaacatgacacacattCAACTCTGGATGGAAAGAGCATGTGCCAAGCTAGTGAGTTACGTACAAAAACACCTGTCttcaactttatttttaaattacaagCAGATGATTTGCCTGATTATCTCCAGCTGAATTTAGATTTAGATGTTTATAAAACTCTGTTCGCCCATTGTCACGTATTCATGCTTATGGTAAATTTTAATCATGTTATATCAGTAGGTGGTCAAGAGATTTACCAAGTCCCAATGAAAAATGTTGCAATCACACAAACCAAACTATGAAAATCATTATGTATTATTTCTAAAACATAGACTTCCTAACAAACATATGAGGATAACTCTCAATTGAGCAGCAAACAAGCGTTGTTCATCCCTCGGGAAAAGTTTGCAGTGTGAAAACAATAGCTTCGTGAAACATGTTTTGGGAAATCTTGCAGCTCTAAACCTCATACAAATGACACGGTAATGGTGAGTGAGGGCTACAGGCTTGTTTTTGGGTGAACAGAGGTGGATCTCACCAGACTTGTGTTGGTGTGGTTGGTATCGTCCTCTGGCATGGGCAGAAACACGGCCAGGGCTACGCAGTTGGCGAAGATGGTGAGCAGAATGATGATCTCAAACGGCCTGGAGGTGTTTGCTCAGGAGAATCAGTGGACCATCACATGGGCAACCCCCACGCAACAAATAATACACTATGAAAATTCTAACAACTAGAGTGTGCTAATCCAGAGAACAGGCATTGAAAAGAAGGCACATGAActgatgttctctgtgtgacagtttggTTTGAGGAGATGATctaattttaaacaatttaagacaaaaacacaaaaaaattactGTTCTTTCAGTGTTGTAATCTCATTTGAAACGCTTCAAGTTAACTTCCAATTATATTAGAAAATTAATTTTGATAGTGTTATTGGAGTCCTTGTAAAATCAGCTCATGGACTTCTTACGTTTTGAAATGACTCAATTTAAAGATCTAGAGctatgctttgtttttctctgtgaagtAGAGAACTTGAACTTTGAATCTTTCAACATTTCTGCAGACCTGGAGGCCGTGTAGTAGCCTAACTTAGTCAGCAACGTTTAAAGCACACAACGTATACCACTAACTGACACGACCCCCATGAAAGACCATCCCTTACACATCAATCTTCCACACCAGCCCATACTGTATGTGTAATTCTGCCTGGTCTCCCACTCTCTCATGTATACATGCACTTCAACCAGCAGGTGACAGTGTGCCAGAATTCCCCTGCCAGCTCAGCATCACGTCTGTCACTGATGACACCAGACAGCTGCATGGACCCAGAATACTATCAAACCATTTAAATacacttatttaaaaaagaCTCCACAGTTATACACGCTGCATCAGCATCAAATCAAACCCATCAGACGTTCACCTTACATGGGAATCTTCTCTACTTCTTGAGAGTTCtgttagtgatttttttttttgtattaactTCATAATTAAAATAGTCGAGTGTTAAGATATTGCAGTTTTGTAAGAACATGATTATGCAGAAAttgatgcagtttttttttttttttaaatgtctgttccACTGTTGCATAAATATGGAGAGCTTTGGGAGTTTTTACTATAAGTTAGTTCCTTACACTTTTAAAGTAATGTTTCCATTTAAATAGTAATAAGAAAAGcagatttaaaaacaattgCAGCTAACACGCCACTAAAACAACTAACTGCTGTACATTTATACCCAAATTTCTTTTGTTACGCCTAAAATAATTCTAAAATCTGAGCTAAGATGTGTTTCTTTAATTTTATGCTCAAAACTGTAAATTCATTGACTTAATATCTTGAATCATGTAAACAATTTAATATTAAGTGAAGCTAAATACATACATGAGGGTAAACATAGTGTAGTCAATTATGTAAATATCAAGGCAGCTTTCTCTGTGCCTAAAGTAAAATGTCAACCAATCCGGTCAATTAGCACTGAATTAAATGGCCTTATCAATCATTTTTAGCCAGCAGCCCTAAATAGTGCAGGGTTAGGCTTTGGATCAGCACCCTAGCCAGTGAAAAGACAGATGCTAAATGCTTCAAATTGACTGTGGGTGGGTTTCTGCATAACAAAAGCTTAACGCCTTGGCCTATTTGCCTGTTAAAGATTCAACACCTAACTCATCACTGAGCtaggagacaaaacaaaaaacaattctcTTGCTGTTCTCGTGATCTTCTGTAAACATCAGACACGGATCCTGACTGGGGAATGAATTAAACTATCTGTGACAAAAAGTCGGTGTAAACAAAACCAGTTGCTCTACACATGTTCTTTTTCTGGCATACTACACATGTATCCAAACTAAACCAGTTCTCTGGAGACAGGTTTGCGAGAACAGTACGTACACCACTGTGCATAGTCATACTCCAAAAGCTAATCCCATCCAAACTGACAATGCGGTAAAAACACAATTCAGCCACTCAAAACATCTAGGTGTGTTTGAGATTTTGAAGGATACTTCCATTCTACAATGTTGATACAAGCCTTCCTGAAGGGGTTCTTCAGAGTGAAGAACAAGAGGGAACGAGCAGGGCGCGGGTTCCCACCGGTGGCCTGcagtttcttcagtttctctcgCTGCTTCCTCTTCAGCTCATCCTCATTCATGATAAAGGAGGTCAGAGCTGGAACATTGTTGGTCTCCATGTTGAGCCACCAcgctccaaaaaaacaaagctctcaATCCCAGTCAAATCACGGCAAacgtcttcttttctttcccccccttCAGCAGAATTATTCCACAAACAATGGATTCCCTCCAGGTCCAGTAGCTGTTGGCTCCTCTGATGCCCTGGGCAGATCTTCAGTGAGATCAAGCACCTCCACCACCCTCACACTAACCTCCCCtgaatctccctctctgtctgagcACTGCCTACCTCCTTAGACCTAGCCTCTGCTGGAAAACCACACCGGGCGAGGAGAAATTAGAGGAGCATAAAGCTGTTGGGTGCAGTTGGCCCCATATGAGGTTTAAATATAGCCAAGCAGTGAGTGTCCATGCTTGGGGTTGGGGAAAGGGGATagaggagggagggtggggtgaGGTTAGTTTTGTAGCAGGGTGGAGCAGGAGCAAAGAGCACAAGGAAAGGAAGCCAGGTCAGGGGGGTCCTGAGGAAGCAGAAAAAAGACACGGTAGAAAAAGCGCAGCTGTCGCAGTGAAGTTACTGTCCTCGTCCATGTAGATGAAGAAAAGAATAGAGAAGGAAAGAATATGGGaaacaacgagagagagagagagagggagcagagcggaggagaggagagtaaatGTTCCAGCCCTCTCTGCATAAGCTGATTTGTTATGCAGGGTGACACTGTGCAGGCAGTGGGGAAGAATgtttacagagtctgtgtggttGGAGAATCAGTTGTGGTGGGTGGCCAGAGATGAGGAGATGCAAGGACAAGCACATAACTGTAGTAGTTCAGATCATTTTCGCATGACATAATCCATGTAGGAATACACTGGGAAGTACCACAaggttttaaatgtatgttcCTATAATGTAAATGTATCTTTTAATTCTAGCCATTtctaacagacaaaaaaaaaatcaacacatacCTTTGATTAAGTGGTTTCttccattcaaaacaaaaagcactaaatttaaaaaacacaaataagtgTATAGATGTAAGGCAGGGGAAAAATCTCTTTTTAAGATGTCTACAACaactatttatttttctgttttcaacaATTTATGAGAATACATTGATGATGTAAGTGCAGTATCCTAAGAGCAAgcatatattttatttcattccaacattaacataacaataaatatcaaaacatttcacagtttaTGAGCAGCAACTTGTCAAAATTTGTCCGCAATTTACAAAGATGCTAGTCCAACAGCAGTAAAATGTATACAAATATGAAGGAAACAGCAAAAGAGAAATcatgaattaaataaaaagaaatttaaaagcTACTCATACATTTGAGGCGTAAAGCCagaacaaataataataaataacaaataataatatttaaatatgcaGGAAGAGGTGCATACAttctgtgggagtgtgtgtgttgactagGGATGAAGGGAACTAATACCCGCAAAATTACCTTCATATCTCAGACGAATGATTTCAATTTAcaaataagggaaaaaaagaaagaaaaaagaaaaattatttgtatgTCTCACGGTGTGAGTGATTTCTGCTCCAAGGCTCTTTAACAAGCTCTCTTTCTGAACTCAGAAAGCTGACAGCTGGGTAGACACGGTGACTGTTTGGGACTGAGCCAGACAgcagtgtttgaaaaaaaaatgtgaaaagttgAAAGTCGTAATGCAGTTGAAATAACAACGTCTTAACTATGGAAACAAGAAGTCTATACTTCTTCAGCAAAATCTAGCTAGAGCTAAAACAGTGTAGTTTTAGCAAAATAAATAAGCTTTAAGTGAGGCAAAAAGGCCCTAATTCAGTAGTCTTCATTAACAAACCTTCCAGTGCAAAGGAAATTTCAGGCTTTGCAACCCAGCTACAGATTGCTCTTGTTTGAATTGTCAAAATATGAGTATAATATAACCAACATGCTCGTTGCCCTGAAGAAGAGCTTAGCTAAGCAACTTATGACGGTCAAAAACGGTTTTACGCTGTTCCTGGACCTGTTTCTTCCAGCGCTGCTGTGCCCCTTCCACTCGCTCCAGCACAGTGTTACCACGACCCTGTGCACCATCCACATGGGTCCTTAAGTCCTGTAGAGGGAGCCAGgtatgaaaaaaatcacatcttgTACCTTCTTCACACTTaataagaaaaaatgtttttaattcagtttggtGAAGAGTCCCTAAATAACAATCGATTCCATTCATGTAGCAATACAAGTCCACGGAGGAATACATAACACGTAACATCAGGAACTTCCCATATAACTTTGGTCTATTTAATAGGTGCATGCCTCTGACTTCAGCTGTGTTGAGTTCATATGCATACCTCAGAATCTTCCTCATTCTGCAGTGGCTGTGTGTAAGGATCGTGTTTGCGGATCAGTGGGTCTACCAGAAGCAGGAATAGCATGTAGAGCAGGAGAGAGCCCACCACAGACAAGTAGATAATAATGGTCACCTAGACACACGAACAAAAGATTAAACACATCTTCTCGTACTGTTCCACTTTATGATGCATTAGACCTGCTGTCATAGTAACGGAGATTTGGCTGTAACTAATCAGGTACAACATTTTCACTAGTCTAAATGGCAGCTGAGAGATAACGGGTGAATTCAGTGATAGTGCTGTGAGTGGTGGTGAGTCATGGGGAGGGTTGGTACCTTGATGGTATTACTACTGCGCTCTTCATACTTGCATTCACAGAGCAGACAGTAAGCCTCCACATCATGCCCAGGTACTGGCATAGGCTCAACGACATGCAGGCAATTGCTGGAGGAAGAATAtaagaaagaaatcaataatttcaAACCAGACAAAATGATAATTCACgcatgttgtttaaaaaaagagcatttttgCCTGACAGCAATGAACAATTATTTCAGACTCTTCTCTTGTACTTACAACGAGCCACAAATAACTACTGagaaaccattttaaaacaatgaaaagtaaaaTCTCCAAACTGAAGTCTATATACATGGACTTTATACAAAGGTAAATGTTATGCTTGATTAACTTGCATTATAAAACGTACCAGTCTTTTTGTGACACATTCCGATTGTAAATATGACCACTGATGTTCCGGTAGGGGGGGCAAATGCACTTGCACCGTACGTCTTCGAAACTCtagagaaaatatatttcaaatgtcCCTTCTTTCATTAATAAGTTCAAAAGGGGCAAAAAAATTTAATGACAAGGTTGTGTTATGCACTGTTTATACGGCAAGCAGCGTTTGTATGTAAGCGTAAACACATTAcagtaaggggggggggaagcaacGGCTGCGTTTTCAAAACAGCTAGTGACTCAGTTACCTTGTTGGCTTGGGTGTATGGCGCGACCTCAAAGAGAAGCATGAGCAGTAAGACAGTAACTGGTGCCCTAAGGCCTTGCAATATATTAGGCATCATTGTCAAATGGACGCACACTTCTCAATCCTGTGAAATACATATAAATGGTCTCGTCAACAAGAATAcgaaaacagagcagaaaaacgCTGTTCCCAACAACCACAGCAGGTGTTAACGGTTCAATATTCAGTCATTCATACAAGTCACAGCATACTGAATTACTATATCACCTATCCATAAATAAATTACGAAAGTGAAACGATGGAAATCTAGTCAACATGAATTGGCTCTCTAACAGCTCTGTAATACCCTTTAATCGAGGATGTAGCATCTAAAGCGAGCTTGGATGACACGCACAAAAAACAGTACCTGCTGACGGTGTTAAATTCTAACATCGACAAAATAAAGGgtgttttacatgttttcatatttttgcattttagcACAATATCAAGAACTGTACATAAATTTGCAAAAAATATTTCTTGAAAGTAACGTCGACCATCATTTTCTCACCTGTTTCAAGACAGCTGTAAGGGATCGCAACACGATGAGGTCATATGTATTTACTTCCGGATGCGTATATTTGTCAAAATTCTGAAAATAAAAGTCTCGAAAGATTTGTTTTacttaattatttgtttgtcattcacCCTGAACACCAGCCAATTACAAAACACTTCGCGatcctctttatttatttggtgcACTAGTGTGTCTTGCATTtgttagttaaaaaaaaaaatagaagaagaggaagaggaggaagaagaagaagaagaagaagaagaagcagcgCACTGCTAAACCAAAACATTCATTATGTATCACGTACGTAGCTTGATCGAAATGTGCCTCTGCCGGCGTTGTTTGGTGAATTTATTACTTTCACAGTTTGGTGGAGCCCTTTCTAGAAAATGGTCACTTTATTCGTCAATAAGTAGTTGTCTTACACCTTTTCCTTACCACAAATTACACTCCAAAGAAACACACCATAATTATTAGATTGTTTTAATAAAGACGGAAGGGAGTCTGCACAATCAGCCCAAGGATAGAACAGACAAATATTAGAGTATATAGAGAAAATCGGTGGACCGAACTCCTCAAACAGTAAAATCAGAGCGGTCTGCATATAATGTAACCTGGATTTCTAAAGAAATGATCAAatctttatattttattttcaggtaTGACTGTGCGCATATTTTGTTGCTATTTAGAGAAATGTGAAGGATGAATGAGTATGATATAGGTATTTGATGTAATCTGTTCCGCAACAGAGGAACTGTAAAATGAATACCCAGTAGGTGGCGTCCCTCTGAACGTGAACATTCATCGCACAGGGTGTGGGAGGCTGAAGCAAGCTGcttgtggcagagagagagagagggtgtgagagagagagatagagagagcgcgagagaaagagactgcgaaaaaaaagaaaaacacaaaagttaTGTCGCTCTAGTCATGGACCTACGCTCGGAGCTCCTCAAGTCTATTTGGTATGCCTTTACCGCACTGGACGTGGAGAAGAGTGGAAAGGTGTCGAAATCCCAGCTCAAGGTGAGTGGACCTGTGCTCAGTTTACGTGGATCAATGTACAGTTCAGCAGGTGGAGAAATGTGTCTTTACACAGCGCATCTTCCTTATCACACCATCTTGGCCTGCTTAGCATCCCGACGAGTTGCATttagatacaaaaaaaaatctacaactaaattaatttaattcatttgacACAAAAAGCATAAGAGAAATTGAACATTAATCAAAAATCACATCTTTTGAAgatcagtaaaagaaaaaaagacaaaaattcagttttgttgtCTGCAATATATTTCCTGGTTGAGTAAACCATATGTGCCACATGGTCTGTACGAGTGGATGCACTGCTGAGAACAACAGTTAAACTATTGCTAAAGTAGAAGTTGCAACAGACATAAACAGTGATGTTAAGATGACCTGATGGCAGTGAATAATTTTATAtgaaaatttaatgaaaatacaCAGGGTTTGAGAGGCGAGCATTCAGTTAAGAGAAATCCAGTATCTCTTATATTTTAGGTTTTGGGTTATATAGATCCCAcagtttcacaaaacacatgcaaGAACCATCACAACCCAATGGCATAGACAGAGCGATGAGTTTTGATGGAGCTGGATTAATGGTTGACTATGTATTAATGAACACTCAGCAGCGTATCTATTTGTTGACATGCGGATCTTCTTTACGGCAATGCGCTATGTGCATTAACCCACATAATCCAATGACCAAGCTTATGTCAATATCCCAATCTTGCCTGAAGGAGGTCCAGTCCGGATACTGCACAATTGGCCATGTTTCTTGGTGGACTCCCATAAGCACTACTGTTAGAATGCTGCTCTGCTTAGTGatgggtggagggagagagaggcccaCAGGATgtggtttgcttttttttttcagtctcctCCATGCAACAGTTGTCAGATATCTAATGCAGCCACATTTTATCTTTCTTAACAGACACTCTCAGCTGTTTACATAAAAAGATTGAAAGTATTAAGAAAGGAAATAACATTTCTATGATGTTGAAAAAATTCACTGATTTACAATTTTAATGGTTCAGTAAACCTTATGATGTTATGTCAGGCCCATTACGGTATGATAACGACaagcaaaaacaagcaaaaaaaaaaaataataatcaaaatgCAATATGAGCTCAGCCTTATGTCTGAACTTCACAAAGTGACACTCTGTTTGCAGTGCAGTGTCTGATTGAACATGTGATAAACGGTTGTTGACTGAGTTTTGATGATCAGGAAAAAGACTTGCTCATTTCTGGTACATCTCAAGATTCAGGTTAAGGTCTACAAGACAGGCTGTGGGATATCAGTTGTCTGAAGctttgattaaaacaaaagtaaaaaaaaaaaaaaaaaaaagcttgatgtCCTACTTAGAACTTGCTGTGAATTACGTGTCAAGTTTCTTCCAAAATTATCTTCttcagagaagaaaacattttatcGGATTAGATAACAAAGGATTTTATATTGTCTTTTAACATAGATATATATTCAGATATCttcagctgtaattttttttatgattttcagGTCCTGTCCCATAACCTCTGTACAGTCCTTTGTATCCCACACGACCCGGCTGCACTGGAGGAGCACTTCAGGGACGATGATGATGGGCCCGTGTCCAGCCAGGGTTACATGCCTTACCTGAACAAGTACATCCTCGACAAGGTACGTCACAACCCTTTCAGTTTTACGTGGGGACTCTCTGTGGCCATATTTACTAAAATTCACAGGTATTTTGCTATCTGTCACTATGCTTAGCTATTTGTCACTCAGCTAGCTGTAAGTTTTTACAAGCTGTGAGTCTTCCAAAATGGCAGGTTACACAGACATTTTTCTAATGTCTATGACAGAGGAATGTGGCAAATATGATATTCAAGACTGTGGTTTCTTACACAGAATATCATATTTTGGATGGTCATTATGGTACTAGCTGatctgaatggaaaaaaagactgGGACTTTTGCAGTTTGTGTATTCACATGTTTAAAAGTTTTATGAGATATAAACACAGTTTATCTAACCAATTATTCTGTTAGTGTCTTAACACTGGAATCTCATGCCCAATCCAGCACCTCCACTGTCTCATGTGCCTCTTGTAATGCGTACAAACATAGTGGCTTATACTTCATAAATGTAAACTGAGTGTACATGCagactgtgtgcgtgcatgtgtgtgtgtgtctgtagactaAGAGTACTGAGCATTTACTGGGTAAACTGAGTataatgaatgtatgtttttccaCACCAGTTGCCCAATGTGAACATCACAtcatctaattttttttttttctctagtgaAATCCTAAAGGATGGAAGCTCAGAACACTAAAAGCATTTAAAATGGAGGTTTGAGTTTGGGGTTATTTCAGAagtttactttttcttttgtgactGACAGGTGGTGGAAGGTGTTTTTGTGAAGGAGAATGTGGACGAGTTGTGCTGGACTCTTACTGCTAAAAAGAATTATCATTCTGGGAGCAAAGGCATACTGACCACAAAAGATGCCTTTCGCCTTTGGTGCCTGTTTATTTTCCTATCTGAGGACAAATATCCACTAGTTATGATACCAGATGAGGTAAGAGTCCTTGCCAGTAATTGCTGTGGCTCTGTGCCCTCTTTTACATGGTTAAGTCTTATTTATTCTTTACTTACATTATAGAATGAATGGATTACATTTTagttctcttgctctgtctgtctctctcttgcgctctcaTTCTATGGGAGAGTTATATTTTAGTTTTATGTCAGATTATATTAGTGTCTATTAACTAATTAATCTACAGGATGGATCAAAGAACAATTACTAAACAAAACTCTTGTATTAGGGTCATGATTTCAATGACTTTGTCATTCAAATGCAGCACTAACATGTTATAATAGATTTTACAGACTGCAGCAGCTTGTGTAAAGAGTGAGTATTTTTAAAGAGTTCAGGAAACTGCATTTCCTTCTT containing:
- the tmem9 gene encoding proton-transporting V-type ATPase complex assembly regulator TMEM9, whose amino-acid sequence is MMPNILQGLRAPVTVLLLMLLFEVAPYTQANKSFEDVRCKCICPPYRNISGHIYNRNVSQKDCNCLHVVEPMPVPGHDVEAYCLLCECKYEERSSNTIKVTIIIYLSVVGSLLLYMLFLLLVDPLIRKHDPYTQPLQNEEDSEDLRTHVDGAQGRGNTVLERVEGAQQRWKKQVQEQRKTVFDRHKLLS